A window from Engraulis encrasicolus isolate BLACKSEA-1 chromosome 13, IST_EnEncr_1.0, whole genome shotgun sequence encodes these proteins:
- the LOC134461449 gene encoding uncharacterized protein LOC134461449, producing the protein MILKVKYLNVKKYIKIPEPCMDLFMIEEFSLSESSSLTDTCSLTSSQDSMAEVSLCKQARLEEELLQSVPARDLVKKVLLDKPGGAAVLKEYEDTGSICDSSRRQMVNILAAHMTETEGRVPQRLTREKYALGIITLFPSLKDPLSRKGYEHFYDAQSGSGFLAWRLKTIQRKTKLHSPTPNNPKTMTGGPTCARDIGQGGEQDESCKEAISLMTHTNDDDIIFQKMRETFAYRQKLIRSPDTSASVLSVFPRLLDTKGLVLQDFSLLFGSEISTRLLERWPSYKPKLIKEASSLAQTPLLQRLLQSAREEPVLSSADNLQGWDSDMSTLLLLLHILSPQSTGRKRTYKISTSRAMDNLVVFHKSCQSLDEHLDADDRRQPYLLASGLHKKAISNYYIVMDKKLIPCQGNTSLAAFDELFKVHFVFSLSYDESLHTMFTFLQTTVYNIDVGSTRESPKVRELRAKLMNDHV; encoded by the exons ATGATCCTCAAGGTGAAGTACCTGAATGTAAAGAAATACATCAAAATACCCGAGCCATGCATGGACTTATTCATGATTGAAG AGTTTTCTCTCAGCGAGTCCTCCAGCCTCACTGATACATGCTCATTGACAAGCAGCCAGGATAGCATGGCTGAAGTAAGCCTCTGTAAACAAGCACGTTTGGAAGAAGAGTTGCTACAGAGTGTCCCAGCCAGAGAT CTTGTGAAAAAGGTGTTGTTGGATAAACCTGGTGGAGCAGCAGTCCTGAAGGAGTATGAGGACACTGGAAGTATTTGTGACAGTTCCAGGCGACAAATGGTCAACATTTTAGCTGCACACATGACTGAAACCGAAGG GAGAGTTCCACAACGGCTGACAAGGGAGAAATATGCCCTTGGTATCATAACCTTGTTCCCATCTCTGAAAGACCCATTGTCTAGGAAAGGCTAT GAACACTTCTATGATGCCCAAAGTGGGTCGGGTTTCCTGGCCTGGCGGCTGAAGACGATCCAGAGGAAGACGAAGCTTCACTCTCCAACTCCAAATAACCCCAAGACTATGACAGGAGGGCCGACATGCGCCAGGGACATCGGCCAGGGCGGTGAGCAGGATGAATCGTGCAAGGAGGCCATTTCCCTCATGACCCACACGAATGACGATGACATCATCTTCCAGAAGATGCGCGAAACCTTTGCATATAGGCAGAAACTTATCCGCAGCCCAGACACTTCGGCCAGCGTTCTGTCGGTTTTCCCGAGATTGTTGGACACGAAAGGATTG GTTCTTCAAGATTTCAGCCTCCTTTTTGGATCAGAGATATCCACCAGGCTTCTTGAAAGGTGGCCTTCCTACAAGCCCAAGCTCATCAAAGAAGCATCGTCACTTGCCCAAACACCACTGTTGCAGCGACTGTTGCAGTCGGCCAGGGAGGAGCCAGTGTTGTCATCTGCAGACAACTTGCAAG GATGGGACAGTGATATGTCTACACTACTCCTGCTCTTGCACATCCTGTCACCTCAGTCTACTGGGAGGAAGAGGACCTACAAGATCAGCACAAGTCGAGCAATGGACAATCTCGTGGTGTTTCACAAG TCATGCCAGAGCCTTGATGAGCACCTTGATGCAGATGACCGTCGACAGCCATATCTGCTTGCTTCAGGACTCCACAAGAAAGCCATCAGCAACTACTACATCGTCATGGATAAGAAGCTAATTCCTTGCCAAGGAAACACTTCTCTGGCGGCATTCGACGAGCTCTTCAAGGTCCATTTTGTTTTCAGTTTGAGCTATGATGAGAGTCTCCACACAATGTTCACCTTCCTTCAGACCACGGTGTACAACATCGACGTGGGAAGTACCAGAGAGTCTCCTAAAGTAAGAGAACTGAGAGCAAAGCTGATGAATGATCATGTTTAG